One region of Peromyscus eremicus chromosome 4, PerEre_H2_v1, whole genome shotgun sequence genomic DNA includes:
- the LOC131908799 gene encoding ATP synthase subunit e, mitochondrial-like, which produces MVPPVQVSPFIKLCRYSALVLGMAYGAKRYSYLKPRAEEERRVAAEEKKRLDELKRIERELAEAQDDSILK; this is translated from the coding sequence ATGGTTCCCCCAGTTCAGGTCTCTCCGTTCATCAAGCTCTGCCGATACTCAGCCCTGGTCCTCGGCATGGCCTATGGCGCCAAGCGCTATAGTTACCTAAAACCCcgggcagaggaggagaggagggtggcAGCGGAGGAAAAGAAGAGACTAGATGAGCTGAAACGGATTGAGAGAGAACTGGCAGAAGCTCAAGATGACAGCATACTCAAGTGA